The Chthonomonas sp. genome includes a window with the following:
- the ribA gene encoding GTP cyclohydrolase II has protein sequence MEFADVTNALADLREGKMIIVVDDPDRENEGDLIMAAESVTPDAMNFMITYGRGVPFIATTSERFEQLGIPMMTKQNTARLGTAMGETVDALEGTTTGVSAADRTATVKVFVNDSATATDLGRPGHMLTLRAEKGGVLRRAGHTEASVDLMELAGMKKVALGCEILNADGTMMRLPDLIPFAKEHGFKVLTIADLIAYRRRTEKLIKMVAGPIQFPTHFGEFTISAYEGTLDGTPYLAIIKGDVATEEPVLVRMHSSCLTGDILGSLRCDCGDQLQLALHRIEAEGRGVVIYIEQEGRGIGILNKLRAYKLQDEGLDTVEANLALGFKADLRDYGQGAQLLADLGIQKIRLMTNNPKKVSGLTGFGLEIVEQVPIVSEPNEYSQRYLETKRTKLGHQLPD, from the coding sequence ATGGAATTCGCAGACGTGACCAACGCGCTCGCCGACTTGCGCGAAGGCAAGATGATCATCGTGGTCGACGACCCCGACCGCGAGAACGAAGGCGATCTCATCATGGCTGCCGAATCGGTGACGCCCGATGCGATGAACTTCATGATCACGTATGGCCGCGGCGTGCCGTTCATCGCTACCACGTCGGAACGGTTCGAACAGCTCGGCATCCCCATGATGACGAAGCAAAACACCGCGCGCCTCGGCACTGCAATGGGCGAGACGGTCGACGCGCTCGAAGGCACAACCACGGGAGTGAGCGCCGCCGATCGAACGGCCACCGTCAAGGTGTTTGTCAACGATTCTGCCACCGCCACAGACCTTGGACGCCCGGGCCACATGTTGACCCTGCGAGCAGAGAAGGGGGGCGTACTGCGGCGCGCGGGCCACACCGAAGCGAGCGTGGACCTAATGGAGCTGGCGGGCATGAAGAAGGTCGCCCTCGGCTGCGAAATCCTGAACGCCGATGGCACGATGATGCGGCTACCCGACCTCATCCCGTTCGCCAAGGAGCATGGGTTCAAAGTCCTCACGATCGCCGATCTGATCGCTTACCGCCGCCGCACCGAAAAGCTGATCAAGATGGTCGCAGGTCCGATCCAGTTCCCGACCCACTTTGGCGAGTTCACCATCTCGGCCTACGAAGGCACCTTGGATGGCACGCCGTACCTCGCCATCATCAAAGGCGACGTCGCGACCGAGGAGCCCGTGCTCGTCCGTATGCACAGCTCCTGCCTCACCGGCGACATCCTGGGCTCCCTGCGTTGCGACTGCGGCGACCAGTTGCAGCTCGCGCTTCACCGCATCGAAGCGGAGGGTCGCGGCGTGGTCATCTACATTGAGCAGGAAGGCCGCGGCATCGGCATCCTCAACAAGCTTCGCGCTTACAAGCTCCAGGACGAGGGTCTCGACACGGTCGAGGCGAACCTGGCGCTTGGCTTCAAGGCGGACTTACGCGACTACGGTCAGGGTGCGCAGTTGCTCGCCGACCTCGGGATTCAGAAGATCCGTCTGATGACCAACAACCCCAAAAAGGTGAGCGGGCT